The genomic window TGACGTGCTGCCGATGCCGTGGAAGCCGGGTTCGCCCGAGGCCCGCAAGCGCATCGTCGGCCATGTCGCCGACGTCAGCTCGAAGTACGGCTACATCGCGATCGACCTCGGCACCGAATCCACTGTTCAGCAGGAACTCGGCAATAAGGTCGGCGAAATCAACGTGAACCTGACTCCGGGCCTCGAAATGGTCGTCTCCCGCGGAGATCTCGCCGTCCCGACTTCGGATTTCGTCACGAAGGTCAAGCTGACCAAGGTTGACAAGAACTGCTCGATCGCGGAACCGATCGGCGAGCAGAAGGATACGGTTCAGGTCGGCGACAAGGTCTGGTTCGACATCAACTGAGAGTGAAGGAGGACGCGAAAGTGTTCAATTCCAAGTTTTTCACCGGCGTCATCATTGTGAGCTTCCTGGCGATGGCCGCCACCGTGGCCTTCCAGGTGCTCGAGATGAACGAGTACAACCTGTTCAGCACGATGTTCTCCGGAAAATGAGAACTCTTCTGACCGCCGCCGCCGTACTTGCTGCGGCGGCCTTTTTCTGTCTGCTTTCCGGCTGCACCGAGCAGGAGCGGCTGGGATTCAGTTCGATTCCGCATAACACACCGCCGTCGTGGGAACTCCAGCCCTACGGCCCGGTGCGCAATTGACTCTCCGGCAGCTTCAGCCCTTTTACGCTGAAGCTGTTTTTTACGCCATGCCCGTTCCGGCAGAAACCTGCCGGACGCGATTTCCGGAACTTCCCGGTTGTTTTTCCTGTCCGATGTTCGCACCGGTCGTCAGGAAACAGCAGGAAATCCGCTCAGAAAAATCAATTTCGCATTTTTTAAAATTTTCATCTCCAACGAATATAAAAATCGGTTGTTTTTTTGGTTTCAGCGTTGAAATACCCGAGAATGGGGCTACTTTTTATGATTGTCAAAAATCGGGGAGCGCTGACGGCCTCCCCGGTTTTCGTTTGACCCGGGTCCCGGTTGGCCCCGGGCGAGCAGGGCCGCCCCCGCATAAAAGCGGCGGCTCCGGAGAACAAGAACGTTTGTGATTATGAAAGGTCGAAGAAACAATGCGGATTGACGTTCTGGACTATTACACCAAAGAAGACTGGCTCCTCATGAAACAGGAGGCCGACCGCCATCCCACTCCGTTTCTGGTGGTGAACCTCAATATTATCAAGCGGAATTACGAAGAGCTGCTGGCGCATTTTCCGTTCGCCAAAATCTATTATGCGGTGAAAGCGAATCCGGCAATTGAGGTGCTCGAGCTGCTGCGCGACCTGGGTTCCCATTTCGATATCGCGTCGCGCTACGAGCTGGACCGGGTGCTGTCTCTCGGAATTTCCCCGGACCGCATCAGCTACGGAAATACGATCAAGAAGGCCGCGGATATCCGTTACTTCCATGAAAAGGGCGTCTCCCTTTTCGCAACCGACAGCGAAGCGGACCTGCGCAACATTGCGAAGGAGGCGCCGGGCGCCCGGGTCTTCTGCCGGATTCTGACCGAAGGCAGCGAGACGGCCGACTGGCCGCTGTCGCGCAAGTTCGGCTGCCACCCGGACATGGCGATCGATCTGGTGTTGCTGGCCCGCGAGATCGGGCTCAAGCCGTGCGGAATCAGTTTCCACGTCGGCTCCCAGCAGCGCGATATCGGCACCTGGGACTCGGCGATTGCCAAAGTCCGCTATATTTTCGACTATCTCGAAGGCGAAGGGCTCAAGCTCAATCTGATCAACATGGGCGGCGGCTTTCCGGCCAATTACATCTCCAAGACGAACGAGATGACGGTCTACTCCGAAGAGATCACGCGGTATCTGGAAGAGGACTTCGGCGAAGACGCTCCGGAAATCATTCTCGAGCCCGGCCGTTCGCTCGCCGCCGAATCCGGCATCCTGGTCAGCGAGGTCGTGCTGATCAGCCAGAAGTCCTCGATGGGCGTCGACAAATGGCTCTATCTCGACACCGGTAAATTCAACGGGCTGATCGAGACCTGGGATGAATCGATCAAGTATCCGCTCTACTGCGAAGCGCGCGGTGAACCGTGCGAGGATTTCATCATCGCCGGGCCGACCTGCGACAGTCAGGACGTCATGTACGAATATTTCCGGAATCCGCTGCCGGCCTACATCAAGCCGGGCGACCGGGTCTACTGGCTCAGCACGGGGGCATACACCTCGAGTTACTGCTCGGTGGAGTTCAACGGCTTTCCGCCGCTGCCGGTCTACATCATCAAATAAATTCCGTTCTCTTGCGGGGATCCCGGCCGGGGACCCCGTTTTTTTTCGCGTCCCGGCAGCGGCCGGGGGGCATGCCGTAGAAACGGCGGAACATCCGGCTGAAATAGTGGACGGTTCCGAAGCCGCAGCAGCGCGCGATCTCCTTCTGCGGGTAATCGGTCGAAAGCAGGAGGTTCCGCGCCCGGGTCATGCGCTCGGCAAGCAGCAGCTCCTGAAACGGGCAGCCGAAGGCCGCGGTCACCAGATGGCCTGCCCGGGAGGGCGAAACATGCAGCGCCCGGGCAAGGTCGGACAACGCGGCCGGTTCATGGGCGTGCTCGTCGAGAAACTTCCGGATCTGCTGCTTGCGGGACGGCGGCTGCCGCCGTTCGGACTCCCGCGAACTCTCAAGAGCCCTGAGAATCCCCTGCCCGACCAGCGTCAGCAACCGGGCAAGGTCGGAGACACTCTTTTCATCCGCCGGCGGCAGAGCGGCATGGGCAGCCTCGAAGCCGGCAGGCGGTGCGCCGGGTCCGCGAAATGCACCGGCGTAGAAGATCAGCACCGGCGTGCGGCCGCGTTCGACCGGCACGACAAGCTCCGTCACCCCCTTCCAGCAATGATGCAGAAACGGACGCAGTTCGCAGAGGGCGGCCGATTCGGCCTGAAACGCGCACTCCGCCAGGCAGGAGCGATTCCACTCGGGAACGGCGTAGCGTCCGGCCCGGCAATACGGATGCGTGTGATGGTCGCGTCCAGGGAGGAGCGGCTTGCCGTCCGCATCGAACAGCAGCGCACGGTGGTCGTGAATGGTGATCGTGACGCCGAACAGCCGTTCCGCCGCATAGATCGCCTCCGCCAGATAACTTCCGGGGCTGCCCGGGTCAAATTTATCCAGAAATACCGTTTTCAGCATGATAATGTAAATATACAGCAGAACGCTCCATTGTCAAACTGCCGGTTCCGCGGTATACTATGGAAAATACAAAGGAGATGGTATGAATATTGTGCGCAAGGCGTGTGAGATTCCGGTGCGGAACCGGACGGAGGTGCTGGTGGTCGGAGCCGGGCCGGCCGGTTTCGGCGCGGCGGTTTCGGCCGCGCGGGCCGGGGCGAAGGTGACCCTGGTCGAACAGGGCGGATTGCTGGGCGGCATGTGGACGCTCGGGCTGCTGAGTCCGTTTTTCGACAATCAGAACAAGGATGGCCTGAACCGCGAGCTGCGCGAAGCGCTCAGGGCGCGCGACGCATGGGGCGGACTCTGGGACATCTCGTTCGATCAGTGCGAAATGGCGCTGCTGCTCGACGAATATGTTTCGAAATGCGGCATCGACCTGCTGCTCTATACCATGGGGAGCGAGCCGATCGTCGAGGACAGCGTGCTGAAAGGGATTTACATCCAGAATAAATCGGGCACGCAGGCGGTTCTGGCCGACGTGGTCATCGACTGCACGGGGGACGGCGATATCGCGGCACGCTCCGGCGCGCCCTTTGAAATCGGACGCGAAAGCGACGGGGTGTTCCAGCCTATGACCATGATGTTCAAAATCGGCGGCCTCCGTCCCGACTACGGCCGGGACGACCTGCGCAGCTGGTATGACGTACTGATTCAGAAGCTGCCGGAGGCTGAAATCCTGGCCGACATCCCGTACAACAATCCGGCGCTCATCACGCTGCCGCGCAAGGGAGAGGCGCTGATTCAGTGGACGCACGTCAAACGCTCGCTCGGCACGGTCGCCGACGAACTGACTGCGGCGACGCTGGAGGGGCGCCGGCAGGTGCGCCGGGCGCTCGAATGCTTCAAGCTCGTAAAGGAGCAGCTCGGCGATGTGTATCTGCTGGACCTCCCGTCGATGATCGGCGTCCGGGAGACGCGGCGGATCACCGGGGAGTACGTCATCTCCGACGACGACGTGAAAAGCGGCCGGAAGCAGCCCGACGCGGTCTGCCGGGTCCAATTCGGCGTCGATATCCACGAACCGGAGAAGCCGGAGCAGAACTGCTGGCAGCACCCGGGCTTCGATATTCCGTACCGGTCGCTGGTTCCGCTCAAGGTCGAAAACCTGCTGACAGCCGGACGGTGCATTTCGGGCAGCTTTGCGGCACACGCGGCCTACCGGGTCACGGGGGACTGCCTGGCGATGGGCGAAGCGGCCGGACGGGCGGCAGCCAGGGCCGTCCGCAGGAAGTGCAGCGTCCGCTCCCTGATCGGGTGATCGCCGTTCAGCACTCCGGCAGCGTCAGCGCGGAGCGGATCTCCAGATTGGCGGTGTTTCCGGGACCGGAAGTGCAGACGACCGGTTCCGTTCCGGGGTTGCCGTTCAGGACATTCGCAATGATCGAATCGGCGAGCGACCCCGCAATCAGGATGGCAGCCTTCGCGCGCGACTGGATATTGACGATCTGAAAAGCCGCAGTCTCCCCGAGCGGCGTCACGCCGCCCCAGGCCGGATTCGAGTCGCCGATACGGACCGCCGCATGGTCGCGGAAACCGTCCGGCGAGGTGTCGACAACGCCGTCAAGCAAAATGTTCCGCATCCGGATGCCGCCGGTGTTCAGAAAGCGGACGATGTGATGGCCGCCCGCCGAATGGCCGACGACATTGCGGATCACAATGCCGTTCACGTCTTCGTCCAATCCCCCCATCCGCGGCGAACAGACTTCGGTGCGTCCCAAAATTCCGCACGGCCGGGGAGCGCCGCCGATCGCGGTCAGCGCGATGAGGTCGTCGCCGGTGGTTCCGTTGATCGTGTCGATCGTGATGTTCCGGCAGCCGCGCCGCAGGTCCAAACCATCCTGATTCAGGACAATCCGCCGTTCGCCGTCGATCTCCCGGCAGCCGGACGAATCGAATGCGAGGCGCCGGATATCGCCCTCCGTGCAATATTCGAGCGACACCGCCCAGGCATGCGAATCGCGGATCGTGAGATTCGCAATCGAAAAGCGGTGCACGTTCGCCAGCAGGATGCCGATATTGCGCCAGTCGCCGGTCTGCGATTCGCCCGGCTTCCCGGCATCGGTCCCGAAGGTCCGTTCCCCGAGCGTTTTGGCGGAGTCCCCGGTCGAACGCGGATGTACAGCCCCTTCCAGCACGGCGCTGCCGACGCCGAGGATGCGGATATTGTCCAGCGGCGGAACGGGGTCGATGCCGGGCCCGCAATTCGCGCTGCGGATGAAGTTGTCGCGGCAGCGGTCCGACAGCCGGATGGTGCAGTTGTCCAGAATCAGCGTCGCGTTTCCCGGCAGCAGGATGGCCGCGTCGATCAGCCAGAAGCTGCGCGGCGAAACCGCATCAGGGCGGCGGGCCGGAATCCGCAGCGGCCGCCCGGCGGCGAAAGCGGCCCGCGCCGCCTGTTCGATCCGCTCGCTGTCCGTACCGGGATAGGAATTCGGGTCCGGGGAGCCGCCGCCGGGAAATGCCGTCTCTGTCATGATTCATCCTCCGCCGTAACTGTTCTGACGCAATATCGTTCCGTACAATATAGCAGGAAAGCGGGCGGAATGCAAACGAAAGAAGTGATTAAAGCAATGAATCAGCCGGCAGTCACCGTTTCGCGCCAGCGGCAGAGCAGCCGGTTCAGCGAAAGGCTCTCGGCATTCGTGAACGGCGCGGCAGCCGCTTCGCGGGCGCCGGAAGCGAGCAGGCGCGCAAACCCGTCGGCCTCATAGCCGAAGCTGGTCCGGTCGGCCGGAACGCGGATCTCCTCGACGCCGGATTCGCGCT from Victivallis lenta includes these protein-coding regions:
- a CDS encoding helix-turn-helix transcriptional regulator, with protein sequence MLKTVFLDKFDPGSPGSYLAEAIYAAERLFGVTITIHDHRALLFDADGKPLLPGRDHHTHPYCRAGRYAVPEWNRSCLAECAFQAESAALCELRPFLHHCWKGVTELVVPVERGRTPVLIFYAGAFRGPGAPPAGFEAAHAALPPADEKSVSDLARLLTLVGQGILRALESSRESERRQPPSRKQQIRKFLDEHAHEPAALSDLARALHVSPSRAGHLVTAAFGCPFQELLLAERMTRARNLLLSTDYPQKEIARCCGFGTVHYFSRMFRRFYGMPPGRCRDAKKNGVPGRDPRKRTEFI
- a CDS encoding FAD-dependent oxidoreductase, whose product is MNIVRKACEIPVRNRTEVLVVGAGPAGFGAAVSAARAGAKVTLVEQGGLLGGMWTLGLLSPFFDNQNKDGLNRELREALRARDAWGGLWDISFDQCEMALLLDEYVSKCGIDLLLYTMGSEPIVEDSVLKGIYIQNKSGTQAVLADVVIDCTGDGDIAARSGAPFEIGRESDGVFQPMTMMFKIGGLRPDYGRDDLRSWYDVLIQKLPEAEILADIPYNNPALITLPRKGEALIQWTHVKRSLGTVADELTAATLEGRRQVRRALECFKLVKEQLGDVYLLDLPSMIGVRETRRITGEYVISDDDVKSGRKQPDAVCRVQFGVDIHEPEKPEQNCWQHPGFDIPYRSLVPLKVENLLTAGRCISGSFAAHAAYRVTGDCLAMGEAAGRAAARAVRRKCSVRSLIG
- a CDS encoding type III PLP-dependent enzyme; protein product: MRIDVLDYYTKEDWLLMKQEADRHPTPFLVVNLNIIKRNYEELLAHFPFAKIYYAVKANPAIEVLELLRDLGSHFDIASRYELDRVLSLGISPDRISYGNTIKKAADIRYFHEKGVSLFATDSEADLRNIAKEAPGARVFCRILTEGSETADWPLSRKFGCHPDMAIDLVLLAREIGLKPCGISFHVGSQQRDIGTWDSAIAKVRYIFDYLEGEGLKLNLINMGGGFPANYISKTNEMTVYSEEITRYLEEDFGEDAPEIILEPGRSLAAESGILVSEVVLISQKSSMGVDKWLYLDTGKFNGLIETWDESIKYPLYCEARGEPCEDFIIAGPTCDSQDVMYEYFRNPLPAYIKPGDRVYWLSTGAYTSSYCSVEFNGFPPLPVYIIK